From the genome of Erinaceus europaeus chromosome 1, mEriEur2.1, whole genome shotgun sequence:
AGTACTGCATATGATAGAATGCtgttctggtgttctctctctctctctctctctttctctttctctctccttctctccctcccccacctctatcaaataagtaaacttccagagagagaaaatactGACCTGACAGCTCACTAGTTAGGGTGTGTCCCTTGCAATGCGTTTGACCTATGCCCAAGTCCAGACAGCATGTACGAGCAGCTATGAtatcagaggaagctctggtctggtttttttttcttttttctttctttctttctctctctctctctgaatgaagaaGCAGTCAGGAGTGGTAAAATTGCTCACCATGAGGCAATGGCTCTATAACAAACAGATAAACAGTTACTGAGGGTAAAGGAACTGGTAGATTAATGCAACTTGGGTCcctgaggttcctagttcaaTACATGGCACTGACTTACTGctttctctcatgtgaaattctgtaTTATCAtgtgagggactgggtggtgctcacctggttgagcgcacatgttagaatgtacaaggacctaggtttaagcccctggtccccacctgcaaggggaaagcttagtgaggggtgaagcagggctgcaggggtctctctgtctctctccctctctatcacctttgaGCATGGTAAGATATGTGCTCAAACACATGTGTAAGCATTCTGGAACCAACGTTTCAAAATCTCTAAAATCTCAACACCTggcacattctctctctcatttttaaaaagtaaatgtactaagtttttaaaacttttttttgtattatgtttacttattggatacctGCCAACACTGCTTTAcgacttgcaaaggtttccccctgcaggtgggagtgggggatcgaacccgggtacttgctcattgtaacatgtgtgctcaaccaggtgcatcaccacccatcaTTCTCCATAAATTACAACAAAAATGGAAGTCTTCTCTGACTTAAAACCATTAGAAATGTTTACCTCACAAGTAATCTTACTGCaccttttttgaaaaatatttatttatttattctcttctgttgcccttgttatttttgtagtagtagtagtagtagttgttgttgttgatggtgtcattgttggataggacagagagaaatggagacaggaggggaaggcagagagggggagagaaagacaggtacctgcagacctgtttcacacctgtgaagcgactttcctgcaggtggggagccggaggctcaaactgggatccttacactggtctttgcgctttgcgccacgtgcgcttaacctgctgtgctaccactcgactccccttACTGTACCTTTTTACAAAGAACATCCTTTAATTTTCTGCAGTCACTATCTATCAtgtgttctcttttttattggatagagtcagaaatccagagggaagaggaagacagttcCGTCAAAATATTTTCAAACCTTTCTTAGAATAGCAAAGTAACATCCTAAACTATATGCATGCATACGGTTATGATAATGGATGTTCCTCGTTTGTTTCTTCCTGCATATCTGTGAGTGGTACTTTAAGGATACCCTTAGTgttggtgaaatagcttatttggataacccactgctttgccatgtgcacaaaccaagtttgaacccagccctCACAACTTCTTCAgtactgtgttctctttcactcttgctgtctctgtctttaaggcttctcttaaaataaaaagtaaaaatagttttGGAGAGACTTCGTATTTAGCTGCTATTAAATTATAAAGTTcttgtaatgtttttttttaatcatctttatttatttatcgaatagagacaggtagaaattgagagggaatggggtgatagagaggaagagagacagagagacacccgcaaccctgcttcaccacttgggaagctttccccctgcaggtggggaccagggaatcaagcctgggtccttgtgcactgtaacatgtgcgctcaaccagctgcaccaccacccagccccgtgttGTAATTTTTTGTCTGATATTTAAGAGATGGAATaatcctgtttttttgtttgtttgtttttttacaggCAAGTTTTGTCAATAAACCGGTAAATGGCCCCAAAACAGAATCCATGGAATACAGTAGATGTGGTCATGGGAAAGAACAAAGATTGGAACTGAACCCATGCCCTTTTGAAAATGTAGTCAAGAATGAAGAAATTAAGATTGGTATTGAAGTTGACAAGTGGCCTCAAAACAAGAAGTTACATTTACCCGATCATGTCAAAGGAGAGTTTAGGGCAATTGCGACAGAAGCTAAAAAGCTGAAAAACTATGAAGATGACTCCAAGAAAGTCCTACTTGCTGACCTCCTGGAACCTCAAAAATTATACGTACCAACTGTAAGAAATGGCATTAAAAATGTACACTGTTTACCAAGTGACGCAAATGTGTCCATTAAAAAGTGCAGTATTGAGGAATTTGGCAAGGCGATTGAAAATAATGCGTATAAATTGCTGAAAGACACTGCGAACCAAAACAATGCCATGAGCTCCATTGCTACAAATTCAAGCTGTGATCATCTCAAGGGGAGAAGTAATGTGTTAGTCTTCCAAAAACCTGGCTTTAACTGTAAGTCTTTCCTAGATCCTACAGACTTCAACATAAATAGTCATACTACTATACACAATGAATGTGATCAACCAAAAATTCTTGAGACAATACCAAGTAAAGACCCAAGAGATGGATCTCCAGTTCAACCAAGTCTTCTCTCCCTTATGAAAGACAGGAGATTAACACTGGAACAAGTGGTAGCCATAGAAGCTCTGACACAGCTCTCAGAAGCAACATCCGAGAATTCCTCACCATCAAAGTCAGAGAAGGACGAAGAAACACAGCAGAGAACAGCTAGTTTGCTTAGCAGCTGTAAAGCTATCCTTTATTCTGTCAGAAAAGACcttcaggacccaggtttgcaAGGGGAGCCACAAAGCCGCCATCACTGCCCATCTTTGGAAAAACAAAGTTCATGCAGCCCAGTGGTGTTTAATGGCCAAAATACCTTTCCTAAGTTACCTACTAGCTTAGCTACAAACCAAGCATCCAGAACAGTGCAGGAATGCTCAAAGGCCACAAATTCAACATCTCTTCTCCTACCAAATTCACATTCATCAAAAATTGGCATCAATAAAAATGTCAGTCAAGGAAGAATTGCTTTTGATAACTGTTCAAAGAATGCCATTCAGGAAGCACCAACAATTAAGAAATCGGGGTTTTGTGACCAGGCACTGAACAGTAGTAAAAAGTTGGACTCCAAAGATGATTTACCATATCAAGATCCAGTTCATAGTAAAATAGAGGAAGATGTTGCAACACAGCTAACACAACTAGCTtcaataattaaatttaattatgtGAAACCAGAGGACAAAACAGTtgaaagcataccaacaaacctTGGCTCGTCTAATGTACAGCAACAATATAGTACAGATAAGAGCGCAATTCAACAGAAACCATCAGCAAATGTACAAAACAACCATGGCTCGTCGATAAGAAGGCACAAGAATGCAGCCCAGAAAAAGACAAAATCTACACCTTCAAGAAACCGTCGAAAAAAGAAACCCCCCATTAAAAGTTGCCAAGAAAATGACCAAAAGAAATTGGAACAGTTGTCACAAGAGTATAGTAAGATGCACGATATTTGGATAGCTTCAAAATTTCAAAGACTTGGTCATTTTGGGCCACATGAGTTCCCTGTTCTGTTCGGGAAAATCCCTTCCTTCAGTGAAGTACGGAAACCAGTGATTCCCAAAAGTTCAACACTGGAACATAAAAAATCATTTCCTCCACTTGCTCAGATCAAATTCAAACGACAGTATGCTGATCTACCACAGGAACACACGATCAAGTTTGAACCATTAAACATTCTCCCTACTTCCCAGTTGAAAGCAGAATTGAATGAACAGGCATTTGCAGAAAATGTTTATACTTCTCAGGTCCAGCTAGCGGTGAATGCCAATCAAAAAACTTATCCTTTATCCCATGCCTCCTCTACAACTAACCAGTGTGCTAATGTGATGGCTGGAAATGACCAAACAAAGTTCCCGCAGGGTGTTAAAGACCAAGTCATACATCAAAGACTGCCAACGTCACCCGATTTCTCTCATGAAGCTGCCTTACCAGATCCAGCACAAATTCTCAGGAATGTAAATGTAGTATGTTCAGGTGGAATGACTGTGGTTTCTACCAAAAGAGAAGAAGATGTCtgtccatctgttgttggaacacCAGAATTTTCCCCAGTGGGCAGTACACAGAAGAATTATACTGATTATGCCAGGAACTACTTGACTAACCCTATGAAAAACCTGGTGTCTACCACTAAAGATTCTGAATTACCAGTCTGCGACTGTCTTGGTAAGTGTGAACATACATTTGGTTATATCTCACTAATTACCTATTATTTACATAAATTGTCTCTTCTCAAttgaattgttttgtttttatgtttggcatttcatttttgctttatttgtaCACTTGATACAGACTGTGtccatattaatttttattaaattatttttggattttttaaaattagtgatttcttatcgatttacaaaatcacgagataagaggggtataattccacactgttcccaccagagttctatgtcccattctTTACATTGGAAACTGTggtggttctcccaaagtcacaaatATGAGTTGAGTATTATTTCTATTAagtgtctgcctatctatctatccatctatatttttgcccattccccccccccccccccccccgtgatcctgccttctcttcctttttaagtcacacctagacctatcactacttctgagtgtccttccttttttcctcttctctctctgggtactggtgaaataggtcttcccctaacatttctccccctctggaattATGAGCCaagattctttttggggtgcagaaggtgggagttctgccttctgtaattggttctctgctagacatggacattggcaggtctgttcatacccccagcctgtttctctccttttctagttgggtagggctctgaattGATGAGGCTCTGGAACAGATTGGTgaatttgtctgcccagggacttCAGaacggaatcatagtagcatctgcaacttggtatctgaaaggcagtaagttagaAGGTAggaaaaactgtttaataaa
Proteins encoded in this window:
- the TET1 gene encoding methylcytosine dioxygenase TET1 isoform X3, whose amino-acid sequence is MEYSRCGHGKEQRLELNPCPFENVVKNEEIKIGIEVDKWPQNKKLHLPDHVKGEFRAIATEAKKLKNYEDDSKKVLLADLLEPQKLYVPTVRNGIKNVHCLPSDANVSIKKCSIEEFGKAIENNAYKLLKDTANQNNAMSSIATNSSCDHLKGRSNVLVFQKPGFNCKSFLDPTDFNINSHTTIHNECDQPKILETIPSKDPRDGSPVQPSLLSLMKDRRLTLEQVVAIEALTQLSEATSENSSPSKSEKDEETQQRTASLLSSCKAILYSVRKDLQDPGLQGEPQSRHHCPSLEKQSSCSPVVFNGQNTFPKLPTSLATNQASRTVQECSKATNSTSLLLPNSHSSKIGINKNVSQGRIAFDNCSKNAIQEAPTIKKSGFCDQALNSSKKLDSKDDLPYQDPVHSKIEEDVATQLTQLASIIKFNYVKPEDKTVESIPTNLGSSNVQQQYSTDKSAIQQKPSANVQNNHGSSIRRHKNAAQKKTKSTPSRNRRKKKPPIKSCQENDQKKLEQLSQEYSKMHDIWIASKFQRLGHFGPHEFPVLFGKIPSFSEVRKPVIPKSSTLEHKKSFPPLAQIKFKRQYADLPQEHTIKFEPLNILPTSQLKAELNEQAFAENVYTSQVQLAVNANQKTYPLSHASSTTNQCANVMAGNDQTKFPQGVKDQVIHQRLPTSPDFSHEAALPDPAQILRNVNVVCSGGMTVVSTKREEDVCPSVVGTPEFSPVGSTQKNYTDYARNYLTNPMKNLVSTTKDSELPVCDCLDRVTQKDKGPYYTHLGAGPSVAAIREIMENRFGQKGDAVRIEEVVYTGKEGRSSHGCPVAKWVLRRSSEEEKVLCLVRQRPSHHCSTAVIVVLIMVWEGIPLPMADSLYSQLTESLKSYNGHPTDRRCTLNENRTCTCQGMDPETCGASFSFGCSWSMYFNGCKFGRSPRPRRFRIDPSSPLHTYYERITSGRNPERRFMKPERVCPGQQAVEKHLEDNLQSLANQLAPVYKQYAPVAYQNQVEYEHVARECRLGSKEGRPFSGVTACLDFCAHSHRDIHNMNNGSTVVCTLTREDNRELGVIPQDEQLHVLPLYKLSETDEFGSREGMEAKIKSGAIVVLQPHRRKRKCFTQPVPRCGKKRTAMLTEVLAHKIRVIEKKFIPRVKRKCNSTANNSKTSSLPLLGSLVYSEPPAGPSEQLTANQPSQQPPFISSPHEVASSIVEEDEQHLEVEDPLSDEPLSDEPVFPAKGKLPHLDEYWSDSEHIFLNPNVGGVAIAPTHGSVLIECARRELHATTPVQKPDRNHPTRLSLVFYQHKNLNKPQHGFQLNKVKFETKATKNKKTKACEQKYQAASEGCELSPGVNELNQIPSHKALTLTRNNVVTVSTYALTHVAGPYNHWV